The following nucleotide sequence is from Bdellovibrionota bacterium.
AAATCGGCGGCTTCTCCGCATACAGCAATCACTGCAAGTCTCGAACCGGTTCTTGTCAGGCCGATGATTTCCGTCTGGAAACGGGGCTGTTCGACGTGGGAGGAGACAACTCTCTGTTACCGCTCTATTGCGAAGATGTCCTTTTTGTCGACCTCAACAACGATGACGTGAACGACGTGCTCTGTGTCCGATCGGAGAGCTTCACGTCGCCAAACAATCACGGATTGAACCTTACGTTCCGGGCGTCACGCCCGTCCGCGAACGCCGACGGACTTCCCCATTTCGTTCTCGACCCGAACCTTTTCCCGGCGGCGACGCTCGACAACTGCAACCACTCGTTCGCGACGTCGGCCCGCGGCGGAAACGGCCAGGACTACCTCCTGGTCGGCTATCGTAAACTGGGCGGCGGAAGCGCCGGCCGGGGGATCGCGTGCAAGACCCGTCTTTTTGCCGGCTCCGGAAACAGTTTCAGCGACATTGCCCTGCCCGGGATGAACAACAACGACAACTGCCTCAACGGTGCCCTGGCTGACAGTCGGGGGCTCGGGCGTATCGACGCGGTCATCGCTTGCGGTCAGCTGGAAGACATCAGCAGCGACTTCGGGGGTGATACCTCCTTCCGTGGAGCGAAGATTTTGTTGAACGGAGGTATCAATCTGGGCATCGGCGGTTCGGACTTGGGGATGAATGTGTTCCAGAACTTCGAGGCCAACGGAATTCGTCTGTATCAGCCCCAGTTCAACGCCGTGACGGGGGAACCAACCCAGCTCCCGGGAGCGCCGATCGTGTTCGACTTCGACGCAGGACTTCCAGGCGCGGTGAACGCGATCGGATTGGGGGACCTGAACAATGATGGAGTCCCGGACGTTTACTTCGGAAACGGCGGAACGTCGATCGGCGAAGCCGGCATCGACCTGATCTTCCGACAAATGAGTCGTTAACTGGAGACCCTTATATTTAAATAATCGGTTCCAGCCGCGCGGTGAAATGCCGCAACGGCGAAGTCTCTTCCACGATCCGGAGACCCCGGATCTGATCGCGGTTTCGGTACACATCCAAGATCGCTTCCACGACGTAGTCGATATGGCTTTGCGTGTAGGCACGTCGCGGTATCGCGAGGCGGAGAAGCTCATTCCTCGAGGGAACGAAAGCTTTGGATTCGGGATCGGTTCGGCCGAACATCAGGCTTCCGATTTCAACGCCCCGAATGCCCGCGTGGAGATAGAGCTCGCATCCGAGTGCCTGTGCGGGAAAATGTTGGGGAGGAATATGGGGCGAAAACGCCTTTGCATCGATGAAGATCGCGTGGCCGCCCACGGGATGAACGATCGGAACCCCGGCTTCGGCTACATGTTTCCCGAGATAGGTGGTCGAAGCGATTCGATACTCCAAGTAAGTTTCGTCCAATGCTTCGTCCACGCCTTGAGCGATGGCCTCGAGGTCGCGGCCGGCAAGGCCGCCATATGTCGGAAACCCCTCGGTCAGAACCAGTAAGTTCTTGCATTTTCGTGCCCATTCTTCCGACTGGAGACCAAGCATCCCTCCAATGTTCGCGAGAGCGTCTTTCTTCGCGCTGAACGTACATCCCTGGGCGTACGAGAACATCTCCCGGGCAATCTCTCTCGTGGAACGGCGTCCCTGGCTCTGTTCCCGTTTCTTGATGAAAAAGGCGTTCTCCGCATAGCGACAGGCGTCGAGATAGAAGGGAATGTTGAACTCGCGGCAAACCTGGGACGCTTCTCGAATGTTCGACAGAGAAACCGGCTGGCCGCCCAGGGAATTGTTCGTCACCGTCATTAAGACAAGCGGCACGCGGGCAGGGCCCTCTTTCTTGAGCAGCTCGCGCAGTTTGGGAATGTGCATATTTCCCTTGAAGGGGTAGGGGGATTCAAAATCCGCGGCTTCGTCGATGGGCAGGTCGACGGCCTGAGCTCCAACGTACTCAAGGTTCGCACGTGTGGTGTCGAAATGAGTGTTGTTTGGAACAATCTGACCCTTTCGAACGACGGTGGTGAAGAGAATTCGTTCCGCCGCGCGCCCCTGATGAACGGGGAGGATGTATTTAAAACCCATGATTCTTTGAAACGCCGCTTCGAACCGAAAGAAGCTTTTCGCCCCTGCGTACGATTCGTCGCCTTCCATCATGCGGCCCCACTGTTGAGCGCTCATGGCGCTCGTGCCGCTGTCCGTAAGAAGATCGATGGTCACGTCCTCGGCTTTCAGCAAA
It contains:
- a CDS encoding tryptophanase yields the protein MQTIIEPFRVKMVEPIRATTRADRESLLKTAAYNLFLLKAEDVTIDLLTDSGTSAMSAQQWGRMMEGDESYAGAKSFFRFEAAFQRIMGFKYILPVHQGRAAERILFTTVVRKGQIVPNNTHFDTTRANLEYVGAQAVDLPIDEAADFESPYPFKGNMHIPKLRELLKKEGPARVPLVLMTVTNNSLGGQPVSLSNIREASQVCREFNIPFYLDACRYAENAFFIKKREQSQGRRSTREIAREMFSYAQGCTFSAKKDALANIGGMLGLQSEEWARKCKNLLVLTEGFPTYGGLAGRDLEAIAQGVDEALDETYLEYRIASTTYLGKHVAEAGVPIVHPVGGHAIFIDAKAFSPHIPPQHFPAQALGCELYLHAGIRGVEIGSLMFGRTDPESKAFVPSRNELLRLAIPRRAYTQSHIDYVVEAILDVYRNRDQIRGLRIVEETSPLRHFTARLEPII